A window of Kineococcus sp. NBC_00420 genomic DNA:
TTCCCTCCGCGGTCGGGTGTCGGACGTGACGTCCTCACCCTGGTCGTCCGTGGTCACGGTGCACCTCCTGCTGCTCGCCCGCCGGCTGCAGACGGCGGGGTGGGACTACCACCCGGGCGGCGGCCGTGCGCCGGGGCTGCTGGTCGAACCCCTGCAGCCGGTGGCCTCGTGGGGAACGGCTCCGCGCGCGCCGTGGGCCGACCCTAGCCCCGCGGGGCCCCGAGGCAGCGCTCTCGCCAGCCGCGGCCGACCGCGCTAGCGTGACCCCCCGGTCGAACGGTGGCTCCGGTGTCGAGGGTGGGCGCTACCCGCACTGTCCTCCGGGAGCCTCTCGTGGACTCCTCCGTTCGACGTCGCACCGTAGGAGAACTGGGTGTCCTGGAACTGGAGGGCGACGTGGACGCCGAGAGCGTCGCCGCGTTCGAGGCCTGCGTGCTCGACCTCCTCGCCGAGGTCCCTCACGTCGTGGTCGACCTGCAGGACACCGCCTTCGTCGACTGCCGTGGGCTCTCCAGCCTCCTCTCCCCGTCCCGGCTCGCCCGCTCGGCGGGTGGCACGTTGCGGGCAGCCGGGGCCCGGCCCGTCGTGACCCTCTGGTTCGACACCCTCGGCGTGAGGGGTTCCCTCGGTGTCGACGAGGTCGGCCTGTCGGCAGCCCCTTCCCGACGGGTCGGACCGTGACCGCCTCCGACGACCCACCCCGGCAGTCGCTCCTGGACGCCCTGGCCGCCCTGGCCGGGATCGCGGCGGGCGACGTCGGGACCGAGGACCTGCTGGTCGGCCTGGTCGACCTCGCCGCGCGGCACCTGGTGGTCGACGGGGCCGGGGTCGTGATCTGCGAGGGCGAGGACGTCCGGTTCGTGCACGCCAGCGACCAGGTCTTCGACGGCCCTGAGCTCGTGCAGCAGCTCCACCGGGAGGGGCCCTGCCGCGACGCGATCGCCTTCGCGGTCGAGGTCGTCGTCGACGACCTGCGGGACCCCGTCCAGACGGCGTGGCCGACGTACGTGGACCGGACCCTCGCCGTCGGCTTCCTGTCCGTGGTGGCCGTCCCCCTGGTGAGCGACGGACGGGTGTGGGGGGCTCTGGACCTCTACCGCCGCCAGGCGGGAACCTGGCAGCCCGAGGAGCTGCAGTGGGTCCGGTTGCTGGCGCACCTGGCGGCGTCCTACCTGGAGATCGCCGCCGACCGCGACGCCGCGCGCAGCGCCCAGCGGGAGCTGGCGCACGCCAGCACCCACGACGCGCTGACCGGTCTGCCGAACCGGGCCCTGCTCTTCGACCGGCTCGAGCACGCCCTGCACACCGCGCAGCGCCACCGCCGCGTCGTCGCGGTGATGTTCGTCGACCTCGACCGCTTCAAGGGCGTCAACGACACCTTCGGCCACGCCGCGGGCGACCTGGTGCTCACGACCGTCGCGGCCCGGATGGGCGCCACCCTGCGCCAGGGCGACACGTTGGCCCGGCTCGCGGGTGACGAGTTCGTGCTGGTGTGCGAGGACCTGCCGCAGTCCGGCGCCGCCGAGCTGCAGCAGAGCGTCGAGGCGGTCGTGGCACGGCTGCGTCAGGCCCTGGGGCGCTCCATCCCCGTCGGCGAGGTCGACCTCGTCGTCTCCGCCAGCATCGGCGTCGCCCTCAGCGACCAGCGCACCGACGCCGACGGGCTGCTGGCCGACGCCGACGGCGCCATGTACGTCGCCAAGCAGCACACCCCGGGACGGCTGGGCGAGTTCGCCCGCGAGACGGGACCGAACGGGCAGCCGCTGCGGCCCCCGCTGCGTCTGCTGGAGCACCAGCTCGCCGAGGCCGAAGGGCTGCGGCAGCTGCGGATCCACTACCAGCCCATCGTGGACGCCGCCGGTGCGCTGCACGCCGTGGAGGCGCTCGTGCGCTGGCAGCACCCCGTCCACGGTCTGCTGCCGGCGGCGGAGTTCATCGACCTGGCCACCCACAGCGGGTCCATCGTGGGGATCGGGCGCTGGGTGATCGCCCAGACCTGCGCGCAGATGGCGCTCTGGCGGGACCGGCTGGGTCCCGCGGCGCCCGCCACGGTCTACGTCAACGTCTGCGCCCGCGAACTGGTCGACCCCCTGCTGGGCCCCACCATCAGCGCGGCCCTGGAGCGCCACGGCCTGGACCCCGGGCACCTGGGTCTCGAACTCCTCGAGAGCAGCTTCATCGACCCCCAGGTCCTCGTCGGCCTGCAGGAGCAGCAGCGCCTCGGTCACCCGTTGTCCGTCGACGACTTCGGCACCGGGTACTCCTCGCTGTCCCGGCTCGTGGAACTCCCCGTGCGGCTCGCCAAGATCGACAAGTCGTTCGTCGCCGGGATCACCACCGACCCGCGCCGCCGTGCCCTGGTCGCCGCCGTGGTCACCGTCGCCGCCAGCCTCGACCTGCGGGTGATCGCCGAAGGGGTGGAGACCGAGGCCCAGGCGCTGGAGGTCGCCGCCGCGGGCTGCGACTACCTGCAGGGGTACTGGTGCGGGAAGCCGCAACCGGCCGAGGCCCTCACGGCGCGGTGGCTGAGCTCGACCGCCCACCGCTGAGCGCGGGCGCGGACCGGCCGCGCACCCAGGCGGGCACGTCGGCCGGCGCCAACGGGCGGCTGTGCAGGTACCCCTGGGTCTCGTCGACCCCGAGCGAGCGCAGCACCTCCAGCGTCGCCTCGTCCTCCACCCCCTCGGCGACCACCCGCAGGCCGAGGCGGTGCGCGAGTTCCACGGTGCCGGCCACGATCTGGCGCACCCGCTCGTCACCGCAGAGCCGCACCGTGAAGGACCGGTCGAGCTTCACCTCCGTCGCCGGGAGGTCGACGAGGTAGGACAGCGACGAGTACCCCGTCCCGTAGTCGTCGATGCTCAGCCCGAAGCCGCGGTGACGGATCTCCCGGGTCATCTCCACCGCCTGCTCGGGGTTGCTCATGAGCAGCGTCTCGGTGACCTCGAGGACGACGGAGCCCGGGTCCAGGCCCTCGGCGAGCAGTTCGTCGAGCAGGACGAGGAGACCCGGGTCGGCCAGCGAGCTCGCGGACAGGTTCACGGACACCCGGACCTCGCCCGTCCACGGCGCCGCCCTCGCCCACGCCGTCGCCTCCCGCAGCACGAACTCGGTGAGGTCGGCCATGTGACCTCCGCGCTCGACGAGGTCGAGGAAGGCGGCCGGCGCGAGCAGACCGAGGCGGGGGTGCTGCCAGCGCACGAGGGCCTCGACCCCGGCGACCGCTCCGGACGCGAGGTCGAGCTGCGGCTGGTAGTGCACCCGGAACTGCCGGCCGGCGTCCCCGGTGTCGAAGGCGCAGGACAGCTCGTCGGCCATCAGGGCCTCCTCGCGGCCGGCGCGGTCGATGACGTCGTCGTAGAGGCGCACGACCTCCCCCGTCGACTTCGCCTGGTACATGGCGGCGTCGGCGCGGCGCAGCAGCTCGCCCCCGTCCAGCGTCCCCGCCGGGTCCTCGGCGCGGGTCGGGAGGGCGATCCCGACGCTCGCGGACACCTGACCGGTGCCCTCGACCCCACCGGCACCCTGCACGGCGGCCGCCAGCTCGTGCGCGAAGCGCACGGCACCCACCGCGTCCGCACCGGGCAGGAGCAGGGCGAACTCGTCCCCGCCGAGACGCGCCAGCACCGCGCCCGCCGGGACGACGGCCGCCAACCGGCCCGCCGTGCGCTGCAGCAGCCGGTCGCCGACCGCGTGGCCGAACCGGTCGTTGACCTCCTTGAACCGGTCGAGGTCCAGGAGGTAGACGGCGACGTCGTCGCCGCCCTCCGCGGCGCGGTCCAGCTGCTGGCCGAAGGCGCGCCGGTTCGCCAGACCGGTGAGGTCGTCGGTGAGGGCGTCCTGCCGCGTCTGCGCCAACGTCGAGAGGTCCGAGACGAGCCGCACCACACGGGTGCTGACCCCGACCACGGCCAGCCCTCCGCAGATCACGGCGACGCCCGTGGACTGCGGGGGCAGCCGGGTGGCGAGCAGGATGATCGCGACGCTGGCCAGCAGCACGACGAACGTGCCGACGGTGAGCGACTGGGTCGTGGCCTCCTGGGGCCGCACCGGCCGCGCCCGCACCGTCGAGGCCCAGGCCACGACGACGCAGAACAGCCCCCACCCCGACGACGACCACGCGCCGTGCAGGAGGTCGAA
This region includes:
- a CDS encoding STAS domain-containing protein, whose protein sequence is MDSSVRRRTVGELGVLELEGDVDAESVAAFEACVLDLLAEVPHVVVDLQDTAFVDCRGLSSLLSPSRLARSAGGTLRAAGARPVVTLWFDTLGVRGSLGVDEVGLSAAPSRRVGP
- a CDS encoding putative bifunctional diguanylate cyclase/phosphodiesterase encodes the protein MTASDDPPRQSLLDALAALAGIAAGDVGTEDLLVGLVDLAARHLVVDGAGVVICEGEDVRFVHASDQVFDGPELVQQLHREGPCRDAIAFAVEVVVDDLRDPVQTAWPTYVDRTLAVGFLSVVAVPLVSDGRVWGALDLYRRQAGTWQPEELQWVRLLAHLAASYLEIAADRDAARSAQRELAHASTHDALTGLPNRALLFDRLEHALHTAQRHRRVVAVMFVDLDRFKGVNDTFGHAAGDLVLTTVAARMGATLRQGDTLARLAGDEFVLVCEDLPQSGAAELQQSVEAVVARLRQALGRSIPVGEVDLVVSASIGVALSDQRTDADGLLADADGAMYVAKQHTPGRLGEFARETGPNGQPLRPPLRLLEHQLAEAEGLRQLRIHYQPIVDAAGALHAVEALVRWQHPVHGLLPAAEFIDLATHSGSIVGIGRWVIAQTCAQMALWRDRLGPAAPATVYVNVCARELVDPLLGPTISAALERHGLDPGHLGLELLESSFIDPQVLVGLQEQQRLGHPLSVDDFGTGYSSLSRLVELPVRLAKIDKSFVAGITTDPRRRALVAAVVTVAASLDLRVIAEGVETEAQALEVAAAGCDYLQGYWCGKPQPAEALTARWLSSTAHR
- a CDS encoding putative bifunctional diguanylate cyclase/phosphodiesterase, which codes for MSAVLVLLPATAVAGEIVSAGLRLVGVGLAVVVLRHKAGTTDDERAVWRWLARATAVVCAGALAQFGLSALAGASGRAGLELPGDVVLSASCLLACVLVYQGLIVWNRTSTRLADPGDWLNGISASLAVSALLHLVIAWRAGGREQLLPWWVLDLSVARSSALFIVLGTTLTVAIMAGLVRDPRIWVIALGVVFLMAVEVATAFDLLHGAWSSSGWGLFCVVVAWASTVRARPVRPQEATTQSLTVGTFVVLLASVAIILLATRLPPQSTGVAVICGGLAVVGVSTRVVRLVSDLSTLAQTRQDALTDDLTGLANRRAFGQQLDRAAEGGDDVAVYLLDLDRFKEVNDRFGHAVGDRLLQRTAGRLAAVVPAGAVLARLGGDEFALLLPGADAVGAVRFAHELAAAVQGAGGVEGTGQVSASVGIALPTRAEDPAGTLDGGELLRRADAAMYQAKSTGEVVRLYDDVIDRAGREEALMADELSCAFDTGDAGRQFRVHYQPQLDLASGAVAGVEALVRWQHPRLGLLAPAAFLDLVERGGHMADLTEFVLREATAWARAAPWTGEVRVSVNLSASSLADPGLLVLLDELLAEGLDPGSVVLEVTETLLMSNPEQAVEMTREIRHRGFGLSIDDYGTGYSSLSYLVDLPATEVKLDRSFTVRLCGDERVRQIVAGTVELAHRLGLRVVAEGVEDEATLEVLRSLGVDETQGYLHSRPLAPADVPAWVRGRSAPALSGGRSSSATAP